The Pirellulaceae bacterium region ACCCGATTCTTCGCAAACTGAACGTTCCGAACATGCGTGCGTCGTGTTCATTCATGGTTTCGTGTGCAATCGAGGATTGTGGAGACCATGGATGCGGTTCTTGCGCGACAATGCGGTGCCTTATGTATCGGTGAATCTGGAACCGCTGTTTGGTTCGATTGATAAGTATGTCTCGCTGGTCGAAGAGGCAGTTGGTCGCGCCGAGAAATTGGGCGGGCGCCAGCCGCTCTTGGTTTGCCACAGCATGGGAGGCTTGGCCGCTCGAGCTTGGTTGGCATCGGAGGATTCGGCAGTCGATCGAGTTGAAAAAGTCATTACCATCGGCAGCCCACACCACGGTACCTTGGTCGCCGAAGGCGCCAAGGCACGCAATGGCCAAGAGATGCGTCTAGCCAGTGATTGGTTAGTCAATTTGGCTCAGCGTGAACGAGTCCAACGGCCAGAGCGGACATACGGCAAGTTCGTGAACTGGTATTCCAACACCGACAACATCGTCTTTCCGGCCTCCACATCCGTATTAGTTGGTGCTGACTGCCGGTTGTTGCGTGGCCAAGGACACGTAGCTTTGACCTATCATCGCGACATCATGCAACATGCGCTCAAGTGCGCAATGGGCGACACGAGCGGTCAACGCGAGGCTGTTGGCGAGCGTTCCGCGCAAGTTGCCGGTCAGGGAATTCGATGACTGTGCGCGCCGCGCGTAGGGTGCACAGGCGTCAGTGTTTACAATAATTCGATTCAGGAATAGAACATGAAATGTACCCTTGAGCGTCGTCAATGGACTTGGGTTCTGCTAAGCAGTCTTGCATTGCTGGTTGGCTGCTATGGACGACCGCCCGCTCGGCTTCAAGAAACGATATCCGGACGGACAATGGGCACCAGTTTCACCGTCAAGTATGTCCCGGTGGCAGATACCGCTTCGATGTTGAAGATTAGCGAGCGGGTTCATTTGGAATTGGAGTCGGTCAACGCACAGATGTCGACCTATCGCCAGGATTCGGAGCTGATGCGTTTTAATGAATACTCAGCAGATGACTGGTTTCCTGTTTCCGCTCACACGGCGCAGGTGGTGGCACTGGCCCTACAGTTTTATAGCGATTCGGATGGCGCATTTGATGTGACAGTCGGCCCGCTGGTTGAATTGTGGGGCTTCGGAGCAAAATCGCCCCCCCACAAGCGGCCCACCGATCCGCAGATCGAAGCACTGTTGGCCAGCGTGGGCTCAGACAAACTGGAGGTGCGTACCGATCCTCCTGGCCTGCGAAAGACGGTCTCGGGACTGCGAGTCGATCTGTCGGCAATTGCTAAGGGACATGGTGTGGATCGGGTGGCGGGCGTGCTGGAGGAATTGGGACTGGAGAATTATTTTGTCGAGGTGGGCGGCGAGGTTATCGCTAAAGGTGTCCGCCATGATGGTCTAGCCTGGCAAGTAGGAATTGAACGCCCGGATCCGCAGCGACGCGAAATCGATCAAATTATTAGCTTGGACAACATGGCGTTGGCCACAAGTGGCGATTATCGAAATTTCCACACGTTTGACGGGCAGGCCTTCACACACTTTATCGACCCTCACTCCGGCCGGCCGGTCGCCAGTTCAATTGCATCCGCTTCCGTTTTGGCTGCCGACTGCGCCTCGGCGGATGCGATCGCTACCACTTTGATGTCGGCGGGGCTGAAGAAAGCATTACAATTGATCGATCGGCATCAGTGGTCCGCCCTGTTGGTTGTGCGGGTCAATGACCGCCTGGAATCGATCGTCTCCGGGCAGTTCCGCACCTTGTTGCCGGAATTGAACTCTGAGTTGTCGGAAGTAAAAGCGGAGGCTAGCCAGCCATGACATTTCTGACTGTTTTCGCTGTCGTCATGATCACACTGTTGATTGTGATGGCTGCCATGTCAATTGGGGTAATCTTGGGCCGCAAGCCGATTCAAGGCAGTTGTGGTGGCATCGGTGATGGTACCGGTTGCTCGACCTGCTCCAATCGTCATACCTGTCCCGACGCGCAGCCTTCGCAGACAACGGCGCAGGCAGCGAGGCAAGAATGAATTTGCTCCGGGCTTGGATGATTGCCACGACCAGCCAGCGGCCCAATTGTTCCTTTGAATGAAAATATAATCTTCGCCCACAGCTTGAATAGAATTCGCAATGAGTACACTGGTCGTATGCTTTGGATCGTTGGGGCTATTGCTGGCAGCATATTGGACATACGGTCGGTGGCTCAGTCGAAGTCTGTTTGAACTATCCAGCACGGCGCAGGTCCCCAGTCGAGCTCTTCAAGATGATCAGGACTATGTGCCCTCACCCAAGAGCGTCGTGTTTGGACATCATTTTACCAGCATCGCGGGTACGGGACCGATTGTGGGGCCAGCATTGGCCGTGTTCTGGGGGTGGCTGCCTGCATTAGCCTGGATACTGCTGGGCGGTATCCTGATTGGCGGAGTTCACGATCTGTCGGCGCTAGTCATTTCGCTGCGCAATCGGGGATACACCATCGGCGAAATTGCCGGACGCATGATCTCCAAGCGCGCACGCATTCTTTTTTTGTCCATCTTGGCACTGGCACTTTGGATCGTGCTGGCCATTTTCGGTCTAGTGATCGCTCAGATTTTTAGCCTATATCCCCAGAGCGTCCTATCGGTGTGGCTGGCGATGCCGTTGGCGATGTGCGTTGGCTTGGTGACGCATCGTTGGGGAGTGTCCATGCTTATCCCTGGCCTTGTTTCGTTATCGCTCTTATATTTCGCGGTATACCTGGGCGTCTACCACTTGCCAATCCAAATTACAACCGGTCAACCCGATGGCTATCTGAACCCGGTCGTCATTTGGACTATCTGCTTGCTGGTGTACTGCTATTTTGCATCGACGTTGCCCGTATGGTTATTGTTGCAGCCCCGCGACCTAGTCAACAGCCATCAACTGTTTGTGGGCCTGGCGGTCCTGTTGGCGGGTTTATTGATCGCCAGCGTCTCCGGCCAGTGTGATCTATTCGCTTCGGCTGATGCCGTTTCTGATTCAGTTCCCGTAGACGCACCGCCGATGCTTCCGTTTTTGTTTATCACTATTGCCTGTGGGGCGTGCAGTGGCTTTCATTGCTTAGTCAGTTCGGGCACCAGTAGTAAGCAAATCGGTAACGAACGCGATGCACAGTTAGTTGGATACGGTGCGATGCTGTTTGAATCGGCGCTGGCGGTGGTCGTTGTGCTGGCATGCACCGCCGGAATCGGCATGGGCGTTTTGCAGCGGCAGTCACCTGCGGTTACCCAGTCGTCAACTCAGTCGGCGGAAGCTGGGAATGCGGCAATTGCAGCCGCATCCGTTGTCTCCTCCGCCAAGTCAGACAGCGGCGCGCAGTCAGGCTCGCTGCTGGGCATCGGCTCACCGACTGGCTATGTGCGCGTCACGGATGCGGCAGGTCAGCCAATTACGGGTCGGGCGGCTTGGGATCAGTATTATCGTGTATCGGCCGAAGGCACAGGCTGGAAAGCTACTGGTTCGCTACCCGTCGTACTGCGGGCTTTTGTCGAAGGCAGCGCGAATTTGATGGCCACCGTCGGCTTACCCATTGAACTGTGCATTGGCATCATGGCGGTTTTGGTGGCAGGCTTTGCAGCAACGACCTTGGATACTGCGACTCGATTGCAACGCTACGTAATTCAAGAATTGGGTGGCAGCCTGGGTCTGCCGACCCACAACAAACATGTAGCCACTGCGGCGGCGGTGGGCGTTGCCGGGGCAATCGCCATTTTTGCTGGCGACAAACCAGGCAGCGGTGGCAGCATTTTATGGCCGCTGTTCGGCGCCACCAACCAACTGCTGGCCGGACTAGCGCTGATGGTGGGAACGTTTTACCTGTGGCGACGCAACAAGCAAATTGCATTGCTGGCCATTCCCGCCCTGCTCATGATGTTGATTCCTGGTTGGGCCATGACCTATTCGCTGGTTTACGATTGGATACCTCAACGCAACTGGATTTTGATCGCCTTTGGCAGCAGCATCCTGGCCTTGCAGATGTGGATGTTCCTGGAAGGTGTGTTGATGTGGCGCCGCGCTCGGGGTGTTTTGGAGCCACAGCTGGAGCCGTTGCCGGGGCTGAGATGAGCCACCTCCAATATGTCGAATTGCACTGCCGATCGAATTTCTCGTTTCTGGAAGGCGCTTCACACGCCGACGAGCTGTTTCAGCAAGCGTCCCAATTGGGCTATCAAGCTCTAGCGATCACGGATCGCAATTCTCTGGCCGGGATCGTGCGGGCTCACACCGCAGCCAAAGACTATGGCCTGCGGCTGGTGGTGGGCGTCGAATTGCATCCGGTCGATGGCCCGCCACTGGTGGTCTGGCCGCAAGACCGCGCTGCCTATGGTCGACTATGTCGCTTGCTGACTCGCGGCAGACTAACCGCTCCCAAAGGCCAGTGTCTGTTGAACTGGCGCGATGTCGCGGAATTGTCTGAGGGCTGGCTGGCCGGACTGATGTTGCGCCAGCCCATGGATCTACCCAACCTGCCGAATAATCCGCAATTGGAAAAAAAGGACCGTCCACCGCCTTGGGAAATTCAGGACGCCGACTGGACAAAAGTGGATTGGTTAGAGGATGACGAGGTGCCTTTGAATTCTCTACGCTCTGGCGAGCGTAGCTACAGGAAAAAAAAGCACGAGCAGAGTAGGTACGGGGAAGTGCCGGCGGCCAGTTTCGATCCGCATGACGATCAGAGCTGGTTGGACTGGCTGAAATTATTCCGCCAAGTGTTTGGCGATCGAGGCTACTTGCTAGCCGAACTGCATTATGGCGTTGACGATCAAGAGAAACTCCGGCGTCTGATGCGACTCAGCCAATCCTCGTCCGTACCCCTGGTAGCCGCCGGTGACGTGTATTATCACTCGGCGGAACGCGCGCTACTATACGACTGCTTGCTGGCCATACGGCACCGCACCACTATCGATCAGATCGCCAGCCAACGTCTGCCCAATTCCCAGTTTCATCTGCGCGAGCGCCAGACGATCAGCCAATTGTTCGCCCACTGTCCCGAGGCTATCGAGCGAACACTAGAAATTGCTTCTCGGGTGCAATTCACACTAGACGACCTGCGCTATGAATATCCCACCGAGCTAGCGCCCGCTGGGCAGACTCCTCTGGCCTATCTCAAGCAACTGACTTGGCAGGGGGCAGCGCAGCGCTACCCTGCTGGCGTCCCCCCCAAAGTACACAAGCTGTTGGATCATGAACTGCGGCTGATAGAACAATTGCGGTATGAAGCTTATTTTCTGACCGTCTGGGATATCGTGCAATTCGCACGCGGTCGAGGCATTTTGTGCCAGGGCCGCGGGTCTGCCGCCAACAGCGTAGTTTGCTACTGCCTGGGCATCACCAGTGTGGATCCAAACCAACTGGACTTGTTGTTTGAACGCTTTATCAGCCAGGAGCGCAACGAAGCACCAGACATCGATGTGGACTTTGAACATCAGCGGCGTGAAGAGGTCTTGCAGTATTTGTATACCAAATACGGTCGGCACCGCGCGGGGATGACCGCCACGGTCATCACCTACCGCACTCGTTCGGCCATCCGCGATTGCGGACGAGCCCTAGGAATCTCCCTGGATCGCATCGCTCAACTGTGCCAGCTGGTTGATTCGCGATTGACCGAGGGTTCGCTGGCCGACCGAGTCGCCGAAAGTGGCTTGAAGCCGCAATCCGACATAGGACGACGCTTCTTGTACCTCGTCGAAAGCTTAATTGGCTTTCCACGCCATTTATCGCAGCACGTAGGTGGCATGGTTATGACACAGGGCTGGCTGTGCGAACTATGCCCACTCGAAAATGCCACCATGGATGGTCGCACCGTCATTCAGTGGAATAAGGACGACTTGGATGAGTTGGGAATACTGAAAGTCGATTGCCTGGCGCTGGGCATGCTGAGCGCAATTCACCGATGCTTCGATCTGATCCACCAGCATTCTGGGCGACTTTTGACTCTAGCCTCAGTACCCACCGAAGACCCGGCTGTCTACGACATGATTTGCCAGGCCGACACGATCGGAGTTTTTCAGATCGAAAGTCGCGCGCAGATGAGCATGTTACCACGCTTACGACCACGCTGCTTTTACGATTTGGTTATCGAAGTTGCCATCGTGCGCCCGGGTCCAATTCAAGGTCAGATGGTCCATCCTTATCTGAAAGCTCGCCGTAGTGGCCTGCAGCCTGACTATCCAACCGCCGAAATTCAGCAGGTGCTGGCAAAGACGATGGGCGTGCCCATCTTTCAAGAGCAAGCCATGCGTTTGGCTGTCGTGGCCGCCGGCTTTACGCCTGGAGAAGCCGATTTGCTGCGCCGTGCGATGGCGGCCTGGCGACGTCCCGGGCTGATTGACCAATTCCACAAAAAGCTGATCGATGGCATGCTGGCCCGCGGTTTGACAGCCGAATTTGCCGAGCGCGTCTTCACGCAGATTCGAGGCTTCGGCGAGTATGGCTTTCCGGAGTCCCACGCAGCCAGCTTTGCATTGCTGGTCTATGTGTCCAGTTGGCTCAAGCACTACCATCCGGCCGCCTTCTGCGTAGGACTACTCAACAGCCAGCCCATGGGCTTCTACGCTCCCGCCCAGCTATTGCAGGACGCTCAGTCGCACGGCGTTCGTGTCGCGCCAGCAGACATCAATGCCAGCCAATGGCTGTCCACACTGGAACCGATTGAGAATGCATCCGCTGCCAATCTACAGAT contains the following coding sequences:
- a CDS encoding alpha/beta fold hydrolase; translated protein: MNDNNTQSRIPATRSRLAGMVRRLVLGLVLAQLLVIGAVCYWSGPPWTWLILLLAGSSTWLFMLPGFARMAIANRRDPAPRASLTELLFAWWIESWTMLKVFGWWQPFGWRQLPDSSQTERSEHACVVFIHGFVCNRGLWRPWMRFLRDNAVPYVSVNLEPLFGSIDKYVSLVEEAVGRAEKLGGRQPLLVCHSMGGLAARAWLASEDSAVDRVEKVITIGSPHHGTLVAEGAKARNGQEMRLASDWLVNLAQRERVQRPERTYGKFVNWYSNTDNIVFPASTSVLVGADCRLLRGQGHVALTYHRDIMQHALKCAMGDTSGQREAVGERSAQVAGQGIR
- a CDS encoding FAD:protein FMN transferase translates to MKCTLERRQWTWVLLSSLALLVGCYGRPPARLQETISGRTMGTSFTVKYVPVADTASMLKISERVHLELESVNAQMSTYRQDSELMRFNEYSADDWFPVSAHTAQVVALALQFYSDSDGAFDVTVGPLVELWGFGAKSPPHKRPTDPQIEALLASVGSDKLEVRTDPPGLRKTVSGLRVDLSAIAKGHGVDRVAGVLEELGLENYFVEVGGEVIAKGVRHDGLAWQVGIERPDPQRREIDQIISLDNMALATSGDYRNFHTFDGQAFTHFIDPHSGRPVASSIASASVLAADCASADAIATTLMSAGLKKALQLIDRHQWSALLVVRVNDRLESIVSGQFRTLLPELNSELSEVKAEASQP
- the nqrM gene encoding (Na+)-NQR maturation NqrM is translated as MTFLTVFAVVMITLLIVMAAMSIGVILGRKPIQGSCGGIGDGTGCSTCSNRHTCPDAQPSQTTAQAARQE
- a CDS encoding carbon starvation protein A: MSTLVVCFGSLGLLLAAYWTYGRWLSRSLFELSSTAQVPSRALQDDQDYVPSPKSVVFGHHFTSIAGTGPIVGPALAVFWGWLPALAWILLGGILIGGVHDLSALVISLRNRGYTIGEIAGRMISKRARILFLSILALALWIVLAIFGLVIAQIFSLYPQSVLSVWLAMPLAMCVGLVTHRWGVSMLIPGLVSLSLLYFAVYLGVYHLPIQITTGQPDGYLNPVVIWTICLLVYCYFASTLPVWLLLQPRDLVNSHQLFVGLAVLLAGLLIASVSGQCDLFASADAVSDSVPVDAPPMLPFLFITIACGACSGFHCLVSSGTSSKQIGNERDAQLVGYGAMLFESALAVVVVLACTAGIGMGVLQRQSPAVTQSSTQSAEAGNAAIAAASVVSSAKSDSGAQSGSLLGIGSPTGYVRVTDAAGQPITGRAAWDQYYRVSAEGTGWKATGSLPVVLRAFVEGSANLMATVGLPIELCIGIMAVLVAGFAATTLDTATRLQRYVIQELGGSLGLPTHNKHVATAAAVGVAGAIAIFAGDKPGSGGSILWPLFGATNQLLAGLALMVGTFYLWRRNKQIALLAIPALLMMLIPGWAMTYSLVYDWIPQRNWILIAFGSSILALQMWMFLEGVLMWRRARGVLEPQLEPLPGLR
- a CDS encoding error-prone DNA polymerase, translating into MSHLQYVELHCRSNFSFLEGASHADELFQQASQLGYQALAITDRNSLAGIVRAHTAAKDYGLRLVVGVELHPVDGPPLVVWPQDRAAYGRLCRLLTRGRLTAPKGQCLLNWRDVAELSEGWLAGLMLRQPMDLPNLPNNPQLEKKDRPPPWEIQDADWTKVDWLEDDEVPLNSLRSGERSYRKKKHEQSRYGEVPAASFDPHDDQSWLDWLKLFRQVFGDRGYLLAELHYGVDDQEKLRRLMRLSQSSSVPLVAAGDVYYHSAERALLYDCLLAIRHRTTIDQIASQRLPNSQFHLRERQTISQLFAHCPEAIERTLEIASRVQFTLDDLRYEYPTELAPAGQTPLAYLKQLTWQGAAQRYPAGVPPKVHKLLDHELRLIEQLRYEAYFLTVWDIVQFARGRGILCQGRGSAANSVVCYCLGITSVDPNQLDLLFERFISQERNEAPDIDVDFEHQRREEVLQYLYTKYGRHRAGMTATVITYRTRSAIRDCGRALGISLDRIAQLCQLVDSRLTEGSLADRVAESGLKPQSDIGRRFLYLVESLIGFPRHLSQHVGGMVMTQGWLCELCPLENATMDGRTVIQWNKDDLDELGILKVDCLALGMLSAIHRCFDLIHQHSGRLLTLASVPTEDPAVYDMICQADTIGVFQIESRAQMSMLPRLRPRCFYDLVIEVAIVRPGPIQGQMVHPYLKARRSGLQPDYPTAEIQQVLAKTMGVPIFQEQAMRLAVVAAGFTPGEADLLRRAMAAWRRPGLIDQFHKKLIDGMLARGLTAEFAERVFTQIRGFGEYGFPESHAASFALLVYVSSWLKHYHPAAFCVGLLNSQPMGFYAPAQLLQDAQSHGVRVAPADINASQWLSTLEPIENASAANLQIRIGLHLIRGLPSEIGLTIVADRHQHGPFMDVRDLARRTKLSQSMVTRLADAGALQSIAGQRRAAYWQALAQERSSASHGLLEAMGADEDDPLPDGLGSLSDLQEVYADYETTGFSLRAHPVSFVRPQLDRLRVTASRDLRSAVDGRFVRVAGVVLLRQRPSTAKGITFVTLEDEFGSINLVVKPEIWNRHYKVARCSNAWLVQGVLENREGIIHVVAGRIDDLSQHVSHLDLRSRDFH